A single Populus alba chromosome 7, ASM523922v2, whole genome shotgun sequence DNA region contains:
- the LOC118059617 gene encoding protein TPX2 — translation MAAESDDSSTATTATTTTSLTANATTSLKENTTTLMLVDEMYEFSAPKFYDFVKGESDEDSRNAELWFDVTAAYAPSPFMPRIKTGRSFKVETLCDFSQEDQLHKVAESSDSKPTDSSSDSNSQSEVMPLPAPAASSEMRKEETSSNEENKENNAKLINVISAGDVTCEKEKKVGFACAESNGRCTENTDGKSSKNDAYCTPKQPMSSRNKGILTDSKKNQSARHIASLVKNPSSVKPKGRSQSSQVKGIKTSSVKKDPNVKNVAGTANLAQENQAIKKQKLDGGRSRQIVNAKPPQPLMHKSKLGLSSGNSNFCSSVPNKMQKVDRKVYAREQAPAPFVSMAEMMKKFQSNTRELSLPHRNSFISHDGPASVIKRKPKLTLTRPKEPEFETAQRVRSVKIKSTAEIEEEMMAKIPKFKARPLNKKILEAPTLPALPRSKPHPPEFQEFHFVTAARANQNEESASVASTEVSCQSNQWKPHHLTEPKTPVLHTSLRARPAMVKSSLELEKEELEKIPKFKARPLNRKIFESKGEMGIFCHVKKQVTIPQEFHFATNERIPPASSVVDMFEKLSLRSEPTNENPIPRNTLPNPFHLHTEERGAEKERKFVMELMQKQMEDERARFHRANPYPYTTDYPVIPPRPEPKPCTRAEPFQLESLVRHEEEMQREMQERERKEKEEAQMRIFRAQPVLKEDPIPLPEKVRKPLTQVQQFNLNADHRAVERAEFDQKVKEKEMLYKRYRETARMMEEEKALKQLRRTMVPHARPVPNFNRPFFPEKSSKETTNARSPNLRVLQRLQRRERRKMMVNAASSAAASGMR, via the exons ATGGCAGCAGAGAGTGACGATTCTTCGACCGCTACCACTGCTACGACGACGACGTCGTTGACTGCTAATGCGACGACATCGTTGAAAGAGAATACGACGACGTTGATGTTAGTAGACGAGATGTATGAGTTTTCGGCTCCgaagttttatgattttgtgAAAGGAGAATCGGATGAAGATTCTAGAAACGCCGAGCTTTGGTTCGATGTTACAGCGGCCTATGCTCCTTCTC CTTTTATGCCTAGAATAAAGACTGGTAGATCATTTAAGGTAGAGACCTTATGTGATTTTAGTCAAGAAGACCAATTGCATAAG GTCGCAGAATCATCTGATTCAAAACCAACTGACTCTTCATCAGACAGCAATTCTCAATCAGAGGTCATGCCACTACCGGCACCAGCGGCATCCTCTGAAATGAGGAAGGAAGAAACTAGTTCTAAtgaggaaaacaaagaaaacaatgcTAAACTTATCAATGTG ATTTCTGCTGGTGATGTTACTtgtgaaaaagagaagaaggtgGGGTTTGCATGTGCTGAAAGTAATGGAAG ATGCACAGAGAACACTGATGGTAAGAGCAGTAAAAATGATGCTTACTGCACCCCTAAGCAACCAATGTCTTCTCGGAACAAAGGCATATTGACTGATTCCAAGAAGAATCAATCAGCTAGACATATAGCTAGTTTGGTTAAGAATCCATCGTCGGTGAAGCCAAAGGGTCGATCACAGTCTTCACAAGTTAAGGGAATCAAAACATCAAGTGTCAAAAA AGATCCTAATGTGAAAAATGTTGCTGGGACTGCCAATTTAGCCCAAGAGAACCAAGCAATTAAGAAACAGAAGCTGGATGGGGGGAGGTCCAGACAG aTTGTTAATGCGAAGCCCCCACAACCATTGATGCACAAGTCCAAACTGGGTCTTAGCAGTGGCAATTCTAACTTTTGTTCATCTGTTCCAAATAAAATGCAGAAAGTGGATAGAAAG GTTTATGCTCGGGAACAAGCCCCAGCTCCATTTGTTTCAATGGCAGAAATGATGAAGAAGTTCCAATCAAATACTAGAGAATTGTCATTGCCACACCGTAACAGTTTTATCTCACAT GATGGTCCTGCTTCTGTTATCAAGAGGAAGCCTAAACTCACACTGACAAGGCCTAAGGAGCCTGAATTTGAAACAGCTCAGCGTGTTCGCtcagtcaaaataaaaagtactgcagagattgaagaagagatgatgGCCAAAATTCCCAAGTTCAAAGCCAGACCACTGAACAAGAAG ATTCTGGAAGCTCCAACATTACCTGCATTACCAAGAAGCAAACCACACCCACCTGAGTTCCAG gagTTTCATTTTGTGACAGCAGCGAGGGCAAATCAGAATGAAGAATCAGCTTCAGTGGCCTCAACGGAAGTGTCTTGTCAG AGTAATCAGTGGAAACCTCATCATCTCACAGAGCCCAAAACCCCTGTTCTTCATACATCCTTAAGGGCCCGTCCAGCGATGGTGAAAAGTTCTTTAGAACTAGAGAAAGAAGAGCTTGAAAAGATCCCTAAATTTAAGGCAAGGCCTTTGAATAGAAAG ATATTTGAAAGTAAGGGAGAGATGGGAATTTTCTGTCACGTGAAGAAGCAAGTTACGATCCCTCAAGAATTTCATTTTGCCACAAATGAGAGGATTCCACCGGCTTCTTCTGTTGTTGATATGTTTGAAAAG CTCTCACTGAGGTCAGAACCTACCAATGAAAATCCCATTCCAAGAAACACACTGCCAAATCCATTCCACCTCCACACAGAG GAAAGAGGGGCcgaaaaagagaggaaatttGTGATGGAACTTATGCAAAAGCAGATGGAAGATGAAAGAGCAAGATTTCATAGGGCCAATCCCTATCCTTATACCACTGATTATCCTGTG ATTCCACCAAGACCAGAGCCCAAACCATGCACAAGAGCAGAACCTTTCCAATTAGAGAGTCTAGTAAGGCATGAGGAGGAAATGCAGAGGGAAAtgcaagaaagagagagaaaggaaaaggaagaagcCCAGATGAGGATATTCAGAGCACAGCCCGTACTTAAAGA GGATCCAATTCCTCTACCAGAGAAAGTGCGAAAACCACTTACACAGGTTCAACAATTCAATCTCAATGCAGATCATAGGGCTGTGGAAAGGGCAGAATTTGATCAAAAG gTGAAGGAGAAAGAAATGCTGTATAAGAGATATAGAGAAACTGCCAGGATG atggaagaagaaaaagcatTGAAACAGCTTAGAAGGACAATGGTTCCTCATGCTCGGCCGGTTCCAAATTTTAACCGGCCATTCTTCCCCGAGAA GTCATCCAAGGAAACTACAAATGCAAGGTCACCAAATCTACGGGTGCTCCAAAGACTCCAAAGAAGAGAAAGGAGGAAGATGATGGTGAATGCAGCTTCTTCTGCCGCTGCTTCTGGCATGAGGTGA
- the LOC118059583 gene encoding putative E3 ubiquitin-protein ligase RING1b: MPAHTSASSPDNINPDNEQQQGEEQEQEQEQDQEHHQQQQRQDLSELSPPLQNGHPTDQEQQHHQNGQHQELEEEEEEEVDKKEEAEVHEEEEEEEEDYEVKEEEGEEEGGGGGGEEEGKEESDGTQSSSSSSSENEEKPEFVFVELLDIRKDVQCPICLGIIKKTRTVMECLHRFCRECIDKSMRMGNNECPACRTHCASRRSLRDDPNYDALIAALYPDIDKYEEEELAFHEEERTRNKQIQASIAQIIQRQSEALVKRRTLGKESTFMTRSQRTHRPISRRRRNSRGSDFQGYEDIEDENDDNIGKDSSSTDDRSTEVRQRRRKRQRTSQPSSSAVNSEGGCAENDLDSNRENRGLSPGLVWNTEMLAWGRGGTRSHTRHGNPSGCNNKNSRNTRLSKLVEYLRSLDEKNDELDIHLKLITLDKHSTPTLKQPYLCCRPSLSIKHLCEYVAHQTTLQAEEVEILLIKGKHQSHDTKHPQIPTDELQILKGQETVAGLKASCSSRRDHLILAYRQKEMIKS; this comes from the exons ATGCCTGCCCACACGTCGGCTTCTTCACCGGATAACATTAATCCGGACAATGAACAACAACAAGGtgaagagcaagagcaagagcaagagcaagaccAAGAACATCATCAACAACAGCAACGACAAGACTTGTCTGAGCTATCTCCTCCTCTACAAAACGGGCATCCAACTGACCAAGAACAGCAGCACCATCAAAATGGTCAGCATCAAGAActagaagaggaggaggaggaggaagtagacaagaaagaagaagcagaagttcacgaagaagaagaagaagaagaagaagattatgAAGTAAAGgaagaggaaggagaagaggaagggggaggaggaggaggagaagaagaagggaaagaag AATCTGATGGAACCCagtcatcttcttcttccagtTCTGAAAATGAGGAAAAGCCCGA ATTTGTCTTTGTCGAACTGCTGGACATTCGTAAAGATGTGCAGTGTCCAATATGTTTAG GGATCATAAAGAAAACACGAACTGTAATGGAATGCCTGCACCGCTTTTGCAGGGAATGCATTGATAAATCAATGCGAATGGG GAACAATGAATGCCCTGCTTGCCGCACACATTGTGCAAGTCGGCGATCCTTGAGGGATGATCCAAACTATGATGCCCTAATTGCAGCCTTATATCCAGACATTGATAAGTATGAGGAAGAG GAATTGGCTTTTCATGAAGAGGAAAGGACTCGGAACAAGCAG ATTCAAGCTTCAATCGCTCAAATAATTCAAAGACAGTCAGAAGCACTGGTTAAGAGACGCACGCTGGGTAAAGAAtcaactttcatgacacgatcACAGAGAACACATCGGCCTATTTCAAGGAGACGACGGAACAGTCGAGGCAGTGATTTTCAAGGATATGAAGACATTGAAGATGAAAATGATGACAATATAGGCAAGGACTCGTCTTCCACTGATGACCGCTCTACAGAAGTTAGGCAGAGGAGGCGCAAGAGACAGCGGACCTCCCAGCCCTCTTCTTCAGCTGTGAATTCAGAGGGTGGATGTGCTGAAAATGATTTAGATTCAAATAGAGAAAACAGGGGATTATCTCCAGGGCTTGTGTGGAACACAGAAATGCTTGCTTGGGGCAGGGGCGGTACTCGGAGTCATACAAGACATGGTAATCCTAGTGGTTGCAACAATAAGAATTCACGAAATACTCGCTTATCCAAGCTGGTAGAATATCTCAGGAGCTTAGATGAGAAAAATGATGAG TTGGATATTCATCTCAAGCTTATTACTTTGGACAAACACAGCACACCAACTTTAAAGCAGCCCTACCTTTGCTGCCGGCCCAGTTTGTCAATCAAACACCTATGCGAA TATGTTGCTCACCAAACAACTTTGCAAGCTGAAGAAGTTGAAATACTGTTAATCAAGGGGAAGCACCAGTCCCATGACACCAAGCATCCTCAGATCCCTACGGACGAGCTGCAAATTCTGAAAGGACAAGAAACAGTGGCAGGCCTTAAAGCAAGCTGCTCTTCCAGGAGAGATCATTTG ATACTAGCTTATCGGCAGAAGGAGATGATCAAAAGTTGA